In one Oreochromis aureus strain Israel breed Guangdong linkage group 2, ZZ_aureus, whole genome shotgun sequence genomic region, the following are encoded:
- the LOC116335501 gene encoding TBC1 domain family member 9B isoform X3, translating into MWIHPEEVLLAGALWVSERANPFFVLQRRRGHGRGGGLSGLLVGTLDVVLDSSARVAPYRILLQTADSQIYWNIACGSSRKEITEHWDWLEANLLQTISIFDNDEDITTFVKGKISGIIAEENRLKPGEEHEEDSGKFREAELKMRKLFGMPEEEKLVNYYSCSYWKGRVPRQGWLYLSVNHLCFYSFLLGKEVTLVVPWTEVTQLEKNATLLFPESVRVSTRDTEHFFSMFLNINDTFKLMEQLANIAMRQLLDNEAFAADLSLPKPSKTLKNVSALKRDLDARAKNERYRAMFRLTQEERLDGHTDCTLWTPFAKMHVVGQLFISNNYICFSSKEEDLCQLIIPLREVSIVEKADSSSVLPCPVSISTKNKMNFLFANLKDRDFLVQRISDFLQRTPDSSWGDTNPLSQISHSASSAVPPSSSPGSESVQKGRHYHPGLPTAIQGLLQLYHRDDPEDLGPKAMREKMKEESWNIHFLEFGRGVCMYRTSRTRELVLNGIPERLRGELWLLFSGAQNEMATHPGYYGELVEQAMGLCSLATEEIERDLHRSMPEHRAFQNEMGIAALRRVLTAYAHRNPGIGYCQAMNIVTSVLLLYCTEEEAFWLLVALCERMLPDYYNTRVVGALVDQGVFEELTRSFLPLLYEHMQELGVISTISLSWFLTLFLSVMPFDSAVLLVDCFFYEGIKVIFQVALAVLHDNMDALLSCSDEGEAMTILGRYLDNVVNKQTVAPPIPHPHALLTSGDEPPPEIDVFDLIKSSYEKFGSLRSDVIEQMRFKQRLKVIQSLEDTAKRSVVRAMMTESAFSIEELEELYCLFKSKHMTSCYWGSSSSAAERHDPSLPYLEQYRIDPLQFRQLFVSLAPWVCGGHNPTLSARLFRLLDQNQDGLVNFKEFITGLSGMYHGDMTEKLKLLYKLHLPPGNTAHLYRGSSLYTARFLGPNPAWWTRCEWGRSRVLGVRSGLGSLWGLLVLKAGKLRAGEN; encoded by the exons ATGTGGATCCACCCGGAGGAGGTGCTGCTGGCCGGGGCTCTGTGGGTGTCCGAGCGGGCGAACCCGTTCTTCGTCCTGCAGAGGAGGAGGGGGCACGGCCGCGGAGGGGGGCTCTCCG GTCTCCTGGTTGGGACTCTGGATGTGGTTCTGGACTCCAGTGCCCGGGTAGCACCGTACAGGATTCTGCTGCAGACTGCGGACTCTCAGATCTACTGGAACATCGCCTGTG GTTCGTCTAGGAAAGAGATCACTGAGCACTGGGATTGGCTGGAAGCCAATCTCCTCCAGACCATCTCCATCTTCGACAACGATGAAGATATCACCACCTTCGTCAAAGGAAAGATCTCT GGCATCATCGCAGAGGAGAACCGGTTAAAGCCCGGAGAGGAGCACGAGGAGGACAGCGGGAAGTTTCgggaggcagagctgaagatgagGAAGCTGTTTGGCATGCCTGAGGAGGAGAAGCTGGTGAATTATTACTCCTGCAGCTACTGGAAGGGCCGAGTGCCACGACAGGGCTGGCTCTACCTGTCCGTCAACCATTTGTGCTTCTACTCCTTCCTGCTTGGAAAGGAAG tgacTCTGGTGGTGCCATGGACCGAGGTGACACAGCTGGAGAAGAACGCCACCCTGCTGTTTCCAGAGAGTGTCCGCGTGAGCACTCGTGACACCGAACATTTCTTCTCAATGTTTCTCAACATCAACGACACCTTCAAGTTGATGGAGCAGCTCGCTAACATTGCCATGCGCCAGCTGCTCGACAACGAGGCATTTGCCGCCGACCTGTCGCTGCCCAAACCCAGCAAAACGTTGAAGAACGTCTCTGCGCTGAAGAG GGATCTGGACGCCCGGGCGAAGAACGAGCGATACCGGGCGATGTTTCGGCTGACGCAGGAGGAGCGGCTTGACGGACACACGGACTGCACCCTGTGGACGCCGTTCGCAAAGATGCACGTTGTCGGACAGCTCTTCATCTCCAACAACTACATCTGCTTCAGCAGCAAAGAGGAAGACCTGTGTCAGCTCATCATACCCCTCCGAGAG GTCTCCATTGTGGAGAAGGCGGACAGCAGCAGCGTCCTGCCCTGCCCTGTCTCCATCAGCACCAAGAACAAGATGAACTTCCTGTTCGCCAACCTCAAAGACAGGGACTTCCTGGTCCAACGTATTTCTGACTTCCTTCAGCGAACGCCGGACAGCTCGTGGGGCGACACCAACCCGCTGTCTCAGATTAGTCACTCG GCGTCCTCCGCCGTACCCCCATCTTCTTCTCCAGGTTCTGAGTCCGTTCAGAAGGGTCGCCATTACCACCCTGGCCTACCCACAGCCATCCAGGGTCTCCTGCAGCTCTATCACCGAGACGACCCAGAGGACCTGGGACCCAAAGCC ATGAGGGAGAAGATGAAGGAGGAGTCATGGAACATCCATTTCTTAGAGTTTGGTCGAGGCGTCTGCATGTACCGGACTTCCAGAACCAGAGAACTGGTCCTCAATGGGATCCCAGAGCGCCTGAGAGGGGAGCTGTGGCTGCTGTTCTCTG GAGCACAAAACGAGATGGCCACCCACCCTGGTTACTATGGTGAACTGGTGGAACAGGCCATGGGGCTATGCTCATTAGCTACTGAGGAGATTGAGCGCGACCTTCACCGCTCGATGCCCGAACACCGAGCCTTCCAGAATGAGATGGGCATTGCCGCCCTGCGCCGCGTCCTCACTGCATACGCCCACCGCAACCCGGGCATTGGATATTGCCAG GCAATGAACATCGTCACCTCTGTCCTGCTGCTCTACTGCACCGAGGAAGAGGCCTTCTGGCTGCTGGTGGCGCTGTGTGAGCGTATGCTTCCCGACTACTACAACACCCGAGTCGTAG GAGCGCTGGTGGATCAGGGGGTGTTTGAGGAGTTGACCCGGTCCTTCCTCCCCCTGCTCTATGAACACATGCAGGAGCTGGGGGTCATCTCCACCATCAGCCTGTCCTGGTTCCtcaccctcttcctgtctgTGATGCCCTTCGACAGCGCCGTCCTGTTGGTCGACTGCTTCTTCTATGAGGGCATCAAGGTCATCTTTCAG GTGGCGCTGGCTGTCCTCCATGACAACATGGATGCCCTGCTCTCCTGTAGTGACGAGGGAGAGGCCATGACCATCCTGGGCAG GTACTTGGATAATGTGGTCAATAAACAGACTGTGGCTCCGCCCATCCCTCACCCGCACGCCCTGCTGACAAGTGGAGATGAGCCGCCGCCCGAAATTGACGTCTTTGACCTCATAAAGTCATCGTACGAG AAGTTTGGCAGTCTGCGCTCTGATGTCATTGAGCAGATGAGGTTCAagcagaggttaaaggtcatcCAGTCCCTGGAGGACACTGCCAAGAGAAGTGTG gtGAGGGCAATGATGACGGAGTCAGCCTTCAGTATTGAAGAGCTGGAGGAGCTCTACTGTCTGTTCAAG TCCAAACACATGACCAGCTGTTACTGGGGTTCCAGCAGCTCTGCCGCTGAGCGTCACGATCCCAGCCTGCCGTACTTGGAGCAGTACCGCATCGACCCGCTTCAGTTCCGTCAGCTCTTCGTCTCGCTCGCTCCCTGGGTCTGTGGAGGGCACAATCCAACGCTGTCGGCCCGCCTCTTCAGGCTGCTGGACCAGAACCAGGATGGGCTAGTCAACTTTAAAGAGTTCATCACAGGACTAA gTGGGATGTATCACGGGGACATGACGGAAAAACTGAAGCTACTGTACAAGCTCCACCTACCTCCAGGTAACACAGCTCACCTGTACAG AGGTTCCAGCCTTTACACTGCCAGATTTTTGGGGCCAAACCCAGCGTGGTGGACCAGGTGTGAATGGGGTCGAAGTCGGGTTTTGGGTGTCAGATCGGGTTTGGGGTCTCTGTGGGGTCTCCTGGTTTTGAAGgctggtaaattgagagctgGTGAGAACTGA
- the LOC116335501 gene encoding TBC1 domain family member 9B isoform X1 has translation MWIHPEEVLLAGALWVSERANPFFVLQRRRGHGRGGGLSGLLVGTLDVVLDSSARVAPYRILLQTADSQIYWNIACGSSRKEITEHWDWLEANLLQTISIFDNDEDITTFVKGKISGIIAEENRLKPGEEHEEDSGKFREAELKMRKLFGMPEEEKLVNYYSCSYWKGRVPRQGWLYLSVNHLCFYSFLLGKEVTLVVPWTEVTQLEKNATLLFPESVRVSTRDTEHFFSMFLNINDTFKLMEQLANIAMRQLLDNEAFAADLSLPKPSKTLKNVSALKRDLDARAKNERYRAMFRLTQEERLDGHTDCTLWTPFAKMHVVGQLFISNNYICFSSKEEDLCQLIIPLREVSIVEKADSSSVLPCPVSISTKNKMNFLFANLKDRDFLVQRISDFLQRTPDSSWGDTNPLSQISHSASSAVPPSSSPGSESVQKGRHYHPGLPTAIQGLLQLYHRDDPEDLGPKAMREKMKEESWNIHFLEFGRGVCMYRTSRTRELVLNGIPERLRGELWLLFSGAQNEMATHPGYYGELVEQAMGLCSLATEEIERDLHRSMPEHRAFQNEMGIAALRRVLTAYAHRNPGIGYCQAMNIVTSVLLLYCTEEEAFWLLVALCERMLPDYYNTRVVGALVDQGVFEELTRSFLPLLYEHMQELGVISTISLSWFLTLFLSVMPFDSAVLLVDCFFYEGIKVIFQVALAVLHDNMDALLSCSDEGEAMTILGRYLDNVVNKQTVAPPIPHPHALLTSGDEPPPEIDVFDLIKSSYEKFGSLRSDVIEQMRFKQRLKVIQSLEDTAKRSVVRAMMTESAFSIEELEELYCLFKSKHMTSCYWGSSSSAAERHDPSLPYLEQYRIDPLQFRQLFVSLAPWVCGGHNPTLSARLFRLLDQNQDGLVNFKEFITGLSGMYHGDMTEKLKLLYKLHLPPALCPEEAESALEATQFFTEEEPREASFFSDQNALRQQEVTPGEEPKDGDSEEKKEVKDYRYYLRMWAKEKETKRETIKDLPRMNQEQFIELCKTLYNMFSEEALEQQLYHAIATVASLLLRIGEVGKKFNNGTKKRETMPQTSLSAQTPPHSPQGEEEGPGHGASGESEVCRALADAQLEVVAPQMSDEETKDDVSVSSYSVVSAGSLQCEDIAEDTVLIRGSEQRQGSVLDTDWSITFEQVLASMLTEPPLVDYFERKRDIQAKMAACKAQRAVERQISSASDHELTQHST, from the exons ATGTGGATCCACCCGGAGGAGGTGCTGCTGGCCGGGGCTCTGTGGGTGTCCGAGCGGGCGAACCCGTTCTTCGTCCTGCAGAGGAGGAGGGGGCACGGCCGCGGAGGGGGGCTCTCCG GTCTCCTGGTTGGGACTCTGGATGTGGTTCTGGACTCCAGTGCCCGGGTAGCACCGTACAGGATTCTGCTGCAGACTGCGGACTCTCAGATCTACTGGAACATCGCCTGTG GTTCGTCTAGGAAAGAGATCACTGAGCACTGGGATTGGCTGGAAGCCAATCTCCTCCAGACCATCTCCATCTTCGACAACGATGAAGATATCACCACCTTCGTCAAAGGAAAGATCTCT GGCATCATCGCAGAGGAGAACCGGTTAAAGCCCGGAGAGGAGCACGAGGAGGACAGCGGGAAGTTTCgggaggcagagctgaagatgagGAAGCTGTTTGGCATGCCTGAGGAGGAGAAGCTGGTGAATTATTACTCCTGCAGCTACTGGAAGGGCCGAGTGCCACGACAGGGCTGGCTCTACCTGTCCGTCAACCATTTGTGCTTCTACTCCTTCCTGCTTGGAAAGGAAG tgacTCTGGTGGTGCCATGGACCGAGGTGACACAGCTGGAGAAGAACGCCACCCTGCTGTTTCCAGAGAGTGTCCGCGTGAGCACTCGTGACACCGAACATTTCTTCTCAATGTTTCTCAACATCAACGACACCTTCAAGTTGATGGAGCAGCTCGCTAACATTGCCATGCGCCAGCTGCTCGACAACGAGGCATTTGCCGCCGACCTGTCGCTGCCCAAACCCAGCAAAACGTTGAAGAACGTCTCTGCGCTGAAGAG GGATCTGGACGCCCGGGCGAAGAACGAGCGATACCGGGCGATGTTTCGGCTGACGCAGGAGGAGCGGCTTGACGGACACACGGACTGCACCCTGTGGACGCCGTTCGCAAAGATGCACGTTGTCGGACAGCTCTTCATCTCCAACAACTACATCTGCTTCAGCAGCAAAGAGGAAGACCTGTGTCAGCTCATCATACCCCTCCGAGAG GTCTCCATTGTGGAGAAGGCGGACAGCAGCAGCGTCCTGCCCTGCCCTGTCTCCATCAGCACCAAGAACAAGATGAACTTCCTGTTCGCCAACCTCAAAGACAGGGACTTCCTGGTCCAACGTATTTCTGACTTCCTTCAGCGAACGCCGGACAGCTCGTGGGGCGACACCAACCCGCTGTCTCAGATTAGTCACTCG GCGTCCTCCGCCGTACCCCCATCTTCTTCTCCAGGTTCTGAGTCCGTTCAGAAGGGTCGCCATTACCACCCTGGCCTACCCACAGCCATCCAGGGTCTCCTGCAGCTCTATCACCGAGACGACCCAGAGGACCTGGGACCCAAAGCC ATGAGGGAGAAGATGAAGGAGGAGTCATGGAACATCCATTTCTTAGAGTTTGGTCGAGGCGTCTGCATGTACCGGACTTCCAGAACCAGAGAACTGGTCCTCAATGGGATCCCAGAGCGCCTGAGAGGGGAGCTGTGGCTGCTGTTCTCTG GAGCACAAAACGAGATGGCCACCCACCCTGGTTACTATGGTGAACTGGTGGAACAGGCCATGGGGCTATGCTCATTAGCTACTGAGGAGATTGAGCGCGACCTTCACCGCTCGATGCCCGAACACCGAGCCTTCCAGAATGAGATGGGCATTGCCGCCCTGCGCCGCGTCCTCACTGCATACGCCCACCGCAACCCGGGCATTGGATATTGCCAG GCAATGAACATCGTCACCTCTGTCCTGCTGCTCTACTGCACCGAGGAAGAGGCCTTCTGGCTGCTGGTGGCGCTGTGTGAGCGTATGCTTCCCGACTACTACAACACCCGAGTCGTAG GAGCGCTGGTGGATCAGGGGGTGTTTGAGGAGTTGACCCGGTCCTTCCTCCCCCTGCTCTATGAACACATGCAGGAGCTGGGGGTCATCTCCACCATCAGCCTGTCCTGGTTCCtcaccctcttcctgtctgTGATGCCCTTCGACAGCGCCGTCCTGTTGGTCGACTGCTTCTTCTATGAGGGCATCAAGGTCATCTTTCAG GTGGCGCTGGCTGTCCTCCATGACAACATGGATGCCCTGCTCTCCTGTAGTGACGAGGGAGAGGCCATGACCATCCTGGGCAG GTACTTGGATAATGTGGTCAATAAACAGACTGTGGCTCCGCCCATCCCTCACCCGCACGCCCTGCTGACAAGTGGAGATGAGCCGCCGCCCGAAATTGACGTCTTTGACCTCATAAAGTCATCGTACGAG AAGTTTGGCAGTCTGCGCTCTGATGTCATTGAGCAGATGAGGTTCAagcagaggttaaaggtcatcCAGTCCCTGGAGGACACTGCCAAGAGAAGTGTG gtGAGGGCAATGATGACGGAGTCAGCCTTCAGTATTGAAGAGCTGGAGGAGCTCTACTGTCTGTTCAAG TCCAAACACATGACCAGCTGTTACTGGGGTTCCAGCAGCTCTGCCGCTGAGCGTCACGATCCCAGCCTGCCGTACTTGGAGCAGTACCGCATCGACCCGCTTCAGTTCCGTCAGCTCTTCGTCTCGCTCGCTCCCTGGGTCTGTGGAGGGCACAATCCAACGCTGTCGGCCCGCCTCTTCAGGCTGCTGGACCAGAACCAGGATGGGCTAGTCAACTTTAAAGAGTTCATCACAGGACTAA gTGGGATGTATCACGGGGACATGACGGAAAAACTGAAGCTACTGTACAAGCTCCACCTACCTCCAG CTCTGTGTCCGGAGGAGGCGGAGTCTGCTCTAGAGGCCACGCAGTTCTTCACCGAGGAGGAACCTCGAG AAGCTTCCTTCTTCTCTGATCAGAATGCATTGCGGCAGCAGGAAGTGACACCAG GTGAGGAGCCAAAAGATGGAGACAGTGAGGAGAAAAAAG AGGTGAAGGACTACAGGTACTACCTGAGGATGTGGGCCAAGGAGAAGGAGACCAAGAGAGAGACCATCAAAGACCTGCCAAGGATGAACCAG gagcaGTTCATTGAGTTGTGTAAAACTCTGTACAACATGTTCAGTGAGGAGGCTCTTGAGCAGCAGCTCTATCACGCCATCGCCACGGTTGCCAGTTTGCTGCTGCGCATCGGCGAAGTCGGCAAGAAGTTCAACAACGGCACCAAGAAGCGCGAGACCATGCCACAGACCTCACTCTCTGCTCAGACCCCGCCCCACAGCCCtcagggggaggaggaggggcccGGTCACGGGGCGTCTGGTGAGTCCGAGGTGTGCCGGGCTCTGGCCGACGCCCAGCTGGAGGTGGTGGCGCCTCAGATGTCCGACGAGGAAACAAAAGATGACGTGTCTGTATCTTCGTATTCGGTGGTGAGTGCCGGCTCGCTGCAGTGCGAGGATATCGCTGAGGACACGGTGCTGATCAGGGGCAGCGAGCAGAGGCAGGGAAGCGTGCTGGATACGGATTGGTCGATCACCTTTGAGCAGGTGTTGGCTTCGATGCTGACAGAGCCGCCGCTTGTCGACTACTTTGAGAGGAAGAGGGACATCCAGGCCAAAATGGCCGCCTGCAAGGCTCAGCGGGCAGTGGAGCGCCAGATAAGCTCCGCCTCCGACCATGAACTCACGCAGCATTCTACCTGA
- the LOC116335501 gene encoding TBC1 domain family member 9B isoform X4 produces the protein MWIHPEEVLLAGALWVSERANPFFVLQRRRGHGRGGGLSGLLVGTLDVVLDSSARVAPYRILLQTADSQIYWNIACGSSRKEITEHWDWLEANLLQTISIFDNDEDITTFVKGKISGIIAEENRLKPGEEHEEDSGKFREAELKMRKLFGMPEEEKLVNYYSCSYWKGRVPRQGWLYLSVNHLCFYSFLLGKEVTLVVPWTEVTQLEKNATLLFPESVRVSTRDTEHFFSMFLNINDTFKLMEQLANIAMRQLLDNEAFAADLSLPKPSKTLKNVSALKRDLDARAKNERYRAMFRLTQEERLDGHTDCTLWTPFAKMHVVGQLFISNNYICFSSKEEDLCQLIIPLREVSIVEKADSSSVLPCPVSISTKNKMNFLFANLKDRDFLVQRISDFLQRTPDSSWGDTNPLSQISHSASSAVPPSSSPGSESVQKGRHYHPGLPTAIQGLLQLYHRDDPEDLGPKAMREKMKEESWNIHFLEFGRGVCMYRTSRTRELVLNGIPERLRGELWLLFSGAQNEMATHPGYYGELVEQAMGLCSLATEEIERDLHRSMPEHRAFQNEMGIAALRRVLTAYAHRNPGIGYCQAMNIVTSVLLLYCTEEEAFWLLVALCERMLPDYYNTRVVGALVDQGVFEELTRSFLPLLYEHMQELGVISTISLSWFLTLFLSVMPFDSAVLLVDCFFYEGIKVIFQVALAVLHDNMDALLSCSDEGEAMTILGRYLDNVVNKQTVAPPIPHPHALLTSGDEPPPEIDVFDLIKSSYEKFGSLRSDVIEQMRFKQRLKVIQSLEDTAKRSVVRAMMTESAFSIEELEELYCLFKSKHMTSCYWGSSSSAAERHDPSLPYLEQYRIDPLQFRQLFVSLAPWVCGGHNPTLSARLFRLLDQNQDGLVNFKEFITGLSGMYHGDMTEKLKLLYKLHLPPGNTAHLYSSVSGGGGVCSRGHAVLHRGGTSR, from the exons ATGTGGATCCACCCGGAGGAGGTGCTGCTGGCCGGGGCTCTGTGGGTGTCCGAGCGGGCGAACCCGTTCTTCGTCCTGCAGAGGAGGAGGGGGCACGGCCGCGGAGGGGGGCTCTCCG GTCTCCTGGTTGGGACTCTGGATGTGGTTCTGGACTCCAGTGCCCGGGTAGCACCGTACAGGATTCTGCTGCAGACTGCGGACTCTCAGATCTACTGGAACATCGCCTGTG GTTCGTCTAGGAAAGAGATCACTGAGCACTGGGATTGGCTGGAAGCCAATCTCCTCCAGACCATCTCCATCTTCGACAACGATGAAGATATCACCACCTTCGTCAAAGGAAAGATCTCT GGCATCATCGCAGAGGAGAACCGGTTAAAGCCCGGAGAGGAGCACGAGGAGGACAGCGGGAAGTTTCgggaggcagagctgaagatgagGAAGCTGTTTGGCATGCCTGAGGAGGAGAAGCTGGTGAATTATTACTCCTGCAGCTACTGGAAGGGCCGAGTGCCACGACAGGGCTGGCTCTACCTGTCCGTCAACCATTTGTGCTTCTACTCCTTCCTGCTTGGAAAGGAAG tgacTCTGGTGGTGCCATGGACCGAGGTGACACAGCTGGAGAAGAACGCCACCCTGCTGTTTCCAGAGAGTGTCCGCGTGAGCACTCGTGACACCGAACATTTCTTCTCAATGTTTCTCAACATCAACGACACCTTCAAGTTGATGGAGCAGCTCGCTAACATTGCCATGCGCCAGCTGCTCGACAACGAGGCATTTGCCGCCGACCTGTCGCTGCCCAAACCCAGCAAAACGTTGAAGAACGTCTCTGCGCTGAAGAG GGATCTGGACGCCCGGGCGAAGAACGAGCGATACCGGGCGATGTTTCGGCTGACGCAGGAGGAGCGGCTTGACGGACACACGGACTGCACCCTGTGGACGCCGTTCGCAAAGATGCACGTTGTCGGACAGCTCTTCATCTCCAACAACTACATCTGCTTCAGCAGCAAAGAGGAAGACCTGTGTCAGCTCATCATACCCCTCCGAGAG GTCTCCATTGTGGAGAAGGCGGACAGCAGCAGCGTCCTGCCCTGCCCTGTCTCCATCAGCACCAAGAACAAGATGAACTTCCTGTTCGCCAACCTCAAAGACAGGGACTTCCTGGTCCAACGTATTTCTGACTTCCTTCAGCGAACGCCGGACAGCTCGTGGGGCGACACCAACCCGCTGTCTCAGATTAGTCACTCG GCGTCCTCCGCCGTACCCCCATCTTCTTCTCCAGGTTCTGAGTCCGTTCAGAAGGGTCGCCATTACCACCCTGGCCTACCCACAGCCATCCAGGGTCTCCTGCAGCTCTATCACCGAGACGACCCAGAGGACCTGGGACCCAAAGCC ATGAGGGAGAAGATGAAGGAGGAGTCATGGAACATCCATTTCTTAGAGTTTGGTCGAGGCGTCTGCATGTACCGGACTTCCAGAACCAGAGAACTGGTCCTCAATGGGATCCCAGAGCGCCTGAGAGGGGAGCTGTGGCTGCTGTTCTCTG GAGCACAAAACGAGATGGCCACCCACCCTGGTTACTATGGTGAACTGGTGGAACAGGCCATGGGGCTATGCTCATTAGCTACTGAGGAGATTGAGCGCGACCTTCACCGCTCGATGCCCGAACACCGAGCCTTCCAGAATGAGATGGGCATTGCCGCCCTGCGCCGCGTCCTCACTGCATACGCCCACCGCAACCCGGGCATTGGATATTGCCAG GCAATGAACATCGTCACCTCTGTCCTGCTGCTCTACTGCACCGAGGAAGAGGCCTTCTGGCTGCTGGTGGCGCTGTGTGAGCGTATGCTTCCCGACTACTACAACACCCGAGTCGTAG GAGCGCTGGTGGATCAGGGGGTGTTTGAGGAGTTGACCCGGTCCTTCCTCCCCCTGCTCTATGAACACATGCAGGAGCTGGGGGTCATCTCCACCATCAGCCTGTCCTGGTTCCtcaccctcttcctgtctgTGATGCCCTTCGACAGCGCCGTCCTGTTGGTCGACTGCTTCTTCTATGAGGGCATCAAGGTCATCTTTCAG GTGGCGCTGGCTGTCCTCCATGACAACATGGATGCCCTGCTCTCCTGTAGTGACGAGGGAGAGGCCATGACCATCCTGGGCAG GTACTTGGATAATGTGGTCAATAAACAGACTGTGGCTCCGCCCATCCCTCACCCGCACGCCCTGCTGACAAGTGGAGATGAGCCGCCGCCCGAAATTGACGTCTTTGACCTCATAAAGTCATCGTACGAG AAGTTTGGCAGTCTGCGCTCTGATGTCATTGAGCAGATGAGGTTCAagcagaggttaaaggtcatcCAGTCCCTGGAGGACACTGCCAAGAGAAGTGTG gtGAGGGCAATGATGACGGAGTCAGCCTTCAGTATTGAAGAGCTGGAGGAGCTCTACTGTCTGTTCAAG TCCAAACACATGACCAGCTGTTACTGGGGTTCCAGCAGCTCTGCCGCTGAGCGTCACGATCCCAGCCTGCCGTACTTGGAGCAGTACCGCATCGACCCGCTTCAGTTCCGTCAGCTCTTCGTCTCGCTCGCTCCCTGGGTCTGTGGAGGGCACAATCCAACGCTGTCGGCCCGCCTCTTCAGGCTGCTGGACCAGAACCAGGATGGGCTAGTCAACTTTAAAGAGTTCATCACAGGACTAA gTGGGATGTATCACGGGGACATGACGGAAAAACTGAAGCTACTGTACAAGCTCCACCTACCTCCAGGTAACACAGCTCACCTGTACAG CTCTGTGTCCGGAGGAGGCGGAGTCTGCTCTAGAGGCCACGCAGTTCTTCACCGAGGAGGAACCTCGAG GTGA